From the genome of Desulfuromonas acetoxidans DSM 684:
TCATAACGTTGTCCTTAGTATTAAAAAAAATTTTCATGTCATTATGCTTGTGATCTTGTTGAGATCTTTAAAGAGCAATCGTTGTGCCAGAAAGCCAAAAAGCCCATAACAAGCTGGATTGACAGAGGAAACGATCAAAAATCAACATGGTCGTAGAAACAAAAAGGTTATGCACAAAAGAATAGAAACATGCGCAATTAAAAATAAATCGCGCAAAAACGATGAGTTACATCGATATGCAGTTCTGCAAGTTATAACAATTGTCATAGCCTTTTTTAACGGCGGGAGAAGACGTTTTTCTCAACAAAAAACGGGGGGCTATTCCACACTAGAACAGCCCCCGTTTTGGGGATAGATACACGCTTTCAGTATAATTAGGCCGTCTTTTTATGCCGCTTCGACAAAGTCTCCTTCATTGATCAAGCGATCAACGTCAATAAGGATTTTCACTTCATCATTCAACTTGCCCAACCCCATAATATAATCCTCGTTCAGTTGTAATTGGGGAACCGGCTGAATCTGGTTACTGCTGATCTCGACCACTTCATTCACACGATCGACAATCAGTCCAACGGTATCTTCACCAACATTGACAACCACAACACAGGTACGATCATCATACTCACGCTGTTCCATATCAAATCGCAGGCGGACATCCATCACCGAAATCACCTTACCGCGCAAATTGATCACACCCTGCATGTAGTGTGGCATGTCCGGAACAGCGGTAATTCTCTGGATGCCGATGATCTCAATCACATGGGCGATATCGATGCCAAAATCCTCACTACCGATATGAAAGTTCAAGTACAGGTCCTTCTGTGCCATGTCCATTGTTTCAAACGTTTCGTCAACCATTGTGTTCTCTACATCGCTCATCATGTCCCTCCTGACTTCTAAAAAATCCTTAGCGGGTTGCATTCTCGCCCCAACCACTACCCTGTCCCGGAACCAATTGGGAACGCTCAACCGGAAGCGCGTGAGGTTTGCGCTCATAAGCCACCCGTTCAACTTGGGGCTTAGGTTCCTGCCATGCAACAGGTTCCGGCTCAGGCTGATGCATAACCACACGGTTCTGACCTTGCTTGAGTACGAACCGTCCCAACATCTGACGCAGCTGATCGGCCTGACTGGACAGCTCTTCGGCGGCGGCCGCACCCTCTTCGGCACTGGCGGTGTTCTGCTGGGTTACTTGATCGATTTGACCTAAGCCGATGCTGACCTGTTGCACACCTTGGGCCTGCTCGTTGCTGGCCGAGGCGATTTCAGCGACCAGATCGGTCACCTTAACGATGCTTTGTACGATGTCGTTAAAGCCGCTGGCCGTACGGTCGGCAATGGTCACACCGTTTTCGGCTTTTTTGACGGAACCTTCGATCAGTTCAGCGGTTTCACTGGCGGCTTTGGCGCTGCGAGCGGCCAGGTTGCGCACCTCTTCGGCGACAACAGCGAAGCCTTTGCCGTGCTGTCCGGCGCGGGCAGCTTCTACGGCGGCGTTGAGAGCCAGCAAGTTGGTCTGGAACGCGATCTCGTCGATCACTTTGATGATCTTGGCGATATCCTGACCGGAGGCGCTGATGTCGTCCATGGCACCAATCATATCCTGCATGCTGTCTTTACCGCTGTCGGCTGCAGTGCGGGCCTGATCGGCAAGCTGACTGGCCTGGCCGGCGTTGTCGGCACTGAGTTGAATCTGGCTGCTGAGCTCCTGCATGGAGGCGGAGATCTCTTCGAGAGAGCTGGCGGATTCCGTGGCACCTTGTGATAAGGCCTGACTGGAATCGGATACTTCAGTGGATCCGGCTGCAATCTGCTCTCCTGCCACCTGGACTTGGGACATAATTTCATTCATGTCGTTGCCAAGCGCTTTGAGGGCGCCACGAATCTCGTCTTTGTCGCTGTGGGGAACCACGTCAAAGTCGAGGTTGCCGTCGGCCAGCTTGCGCAGCGAGGCGACGATATCGTTTTGCAGACTGTCGGCAAATTTGTCCATGGTGGCGGCCATCTGCCCCACTTCGTCTTTTTGATTCAGATTCATTCGGGACGACAATTGACCAGCTTCGAGACTGGACAACATCTCTACGGCGTGTTTCAGTGGACGGGAGATGCCGCGAGAGACGAAATACACCAGAGTTATGGCCAGAAGAATGACCACACTGACAACAGCAATAACCGCGTAAAAGATCGCATTGAGTTCAGCCTGAATATCGTCAAGGTAAAGTCCGGCACCGACAATCCAACCCCAATCAGGTTGCAACTTGACAAACGAGGCTTTGCCAACAGGCTTGGTGGCACCGGGCTTGCTCCATTGGTACTCAACAAAACCTTCACCAGATTTGCCGGCGACCTGAGCCATTTCAACAAATAGTGCTTTGCCATTGGGATCGGTAATGCTGCTGAGATTCTTGCCATCCAATTCCGGCTTGATCGGATGCATGACCATGGTCGGTGTAGCATCTTGAATCCAGAAATAATTGTTGCCATGATCAAAACGAGTGTGGCTGATAGCTTCTTTGGCAGAGGCCTGCGCTTGCTCCAGGGTTATCTCGCCGTTTTTGTAGGAGTGCGCATAAAAATCGACAATGCTCCAGGCGCTTTCGACCGAATGTTTAATTTCGATATTTTTCGCATGGTACAGATGATCTTTGAAGCTGCTGTACACCCAACCGATCGTCACAGTAAAACCGACGATCAAGGCCATGCTCAGCACAAAAATTTTCATGGATACGTTCAAGTTCTTCATAGCTTCCCCCGCTAGGTTTGGTTAAAACAGTGTCTGTTTACGAGCATGCCCATTGTTAGGACTGTTGGTCACATTGTTGTGCTGCGCAGTGGCGCTCAACAAAGTCGATGATCTGATGTGACTGACACATCAGGAATGATTCACCTTGTGGAACTTCTTGGACCAGGGCTAGCTGTTCCGGCTCTGTCCATCGGTATGCGGCAAGGAGTACTGCTGACGGTTCAAGCTGGGCCAAGGTTGTCAGTTTTTCAAAACGCAGTTCACGCTGGTGGCCAAGGTGGTGATAATCGGCAACAACAAGTAATGATGATTGCCGTTCAACACTGCTGAGCCCTTGATAAGATGCCATCGCACGCCCAAGATCTTGAATAACCTCAATGGTGTAACCGGATACTCTGAATAAAAACGAAAGTATTTTCAGCCGTTCTTGATTGCCTTCGGTCAAAATCACGTTTTTCATAAGCACCTCCCTGCACAACACGTTATTTACCCTTGTGATAGAGCAACGCCCATGCCACAACGGCCAAACAAAACATAAGTCACTGTAATCGTGGCAGGTTTTATCCAACGCAACCGCATAGAAGAGTTATTAACAGGCTATGCGTTTCATCATGACGTGTTGGCCATAAAATAAAAAAAGCCCTGATTTCTCAGGACTTTTTTCAATATAACCTGTGTCATGGCTATAACGTTTGTTATATGGGTTTTCAGGCGCAAGACTCAGAGGACTTTTTCAATCGTCGACTTAATGCAGGTTGGGAAATCCCTAAAAGCTTTGAGGCGATTGATTGATTGCCCTGAGAACGCTTCATGGCTTCATCAACCAGTTGCCCGGCAACTTCATCCAGAGTGGGCAACTGCTCGGGAAACATCACCCTGCCGGTAATCGGGCAGGAGGTTGGTGCGTTTTTGTCAGACTCATCAATAGCAATGGCCTGGCGAAAGACGTCCATCGACAGGATTCCCTGACGATGCTGACTTAAGGCATCGTAAACCATTCCACGCAATTCTCGGATATTGCCGGGGAAGTGATACGTTGATAACAGGACCGGCAATTGAGGTGGATAGGTCGGCACCTCTTTATTCAATTGATCGGCAGCCTGTTCGAGAAAATGAGTGAGCAACAAGGGTAGATCTTCACTACGCTCACGCAACGGTGGCAGAACAACCTGGTGCGAGCAAAGACGGTAATACAGATCTTTTCGAAAAGCACCGGACTGCTGCTTGCCGGCAAGATCGCAATTGGTTGCACAGATGATTCGCGCTTCCACCTGACGGGGCGCATCACTGCCCAACGCAAAATATTCCTTCTCCTGTAACAGACGCAATAACTTCACCTGGGATTGCAACGACAGATCGCCAATCTCATCAAGAAACAGAACTCCTCCTGCAGCCTTGGCGATCATTCCCTCTCTGGGTTTGTCGGCGCCGGTAAACGCGCCACGAACATGGCCAAACAAGGTATCGCTGAACGCAGTGTCATCGAGTCCAGCAACATTAACCGCCACCCATGGCGCATCAGGACAACTCAAGCGGTGAACCGCTTTGGCAATCAACTCTTTACCCGACCCGGACTCGCCGACGATCAGAATGGGCTCACAACTGCAGGCGACAGCTTCAAGGTACTTGAACACCGAGATCATCATCGGACTGCGCGTCACAATCTCTTCAAACACGTCGGGATGATTCAAGCCATAGCTGAGCAAGCCACTTTTGAGCGTTTGCAACTCACGGCGTAGATCCTGTTCGGTAAGAATGCGCTTCAACCCCGTCATCAGATGGCTGATTTCAGTGGTTTTCGTATAATAATCCGTAGCCCCGAGCTTCATGCAGTTGACAGCCGTATCAAGCTGATTGAGTCCACTCAGAACGACCACTGGCACATCTGGATACTCTGCAGTGATCAACGGCAACAACTGTTCCCCGGTCGGTGGCGGCATGGTCATATCGAGAATCACCAGACTGAATGGTTGCTCCTTGAGCAGCGCCATCACTTCATGGCTTTGACTGCAGGTCATGACATGGGTGATCCCAGCCTGATATTCCAGAGTAAAGCTGAAACTCTCCAACCACTCCACCTCATCATCAACCAGCAGCACCGGAAATTTTGGATAAAGACCCGAATGTGTCATGCGTCCTCCTTATAACACGGCAACGAGATGGTGATCTCTGTCCCTGAGTCGACAACACTTTCAATCGACAGGCGACCACCATGTTCTTCAATGATGCGTGATGATATCGATAACCCTAATCCCGTTCCACCCGTCTCCCTTTTTGTTGTAAAAAACGGGTTGGTAACTTTGGCGATATTCTCCTCACTGATGCCGCAACCTTGATCAATGATCTCCAACTCAATCTGGTTATTTTTGGCATCGTAGCGCGTCTGCAGCATGATAGACGCGTCCATGTCCGGCAACGACTGACAGGCATTCATGATCAGATTAACAATGACCTGTTCAATACGTTGCACAGAACCGATGAACGGGGGCAAGTTCTCTGCATAAGTGACCGAAAAATAATTGGTCGCTTTCTTCACTGTGTTGCTTGTCAAACGCACGGCAGCCTCAAGTGCATAATTCAAATCAGCCCGACTCCCTGCGTCCAAAACCCCTTCATCGCGCACAAAGTCTTTCAAATCATCAACAATGGCCTTGATCCGCTGGCTACTGTCCTCAACCCGACGCGGTATTTGAAGCAACTTATCGCGTACTCGGCTGTAAGGCAGACGGCCGACAGTAAAATCACCATGATCTTGAACATAGTCATCGAGAATCGGCTGCAGTGACTCGAGCATCTCACGAATAATTGGCGCATTTTGCATGATCACCCCGTTGGGATTATTGATCTCATGGGCAATGCCGGCAGACAACTCCCCCAGCGAGGCCAATCGCGCCGAACGCATGGCTTCTTCACGTAAAATACTCGATTCGGTAATATCACTGGCCACTTCAATCACATTGGTGACCTGACCGTTTTCATCTTTTTGCGGAAATGTTTTGATCCCCCAGCGAACACCATCGGGCGTTGTCACGATTGAACTGTGACTTTCACCAGTTTCAAAACTCTTACGGATCGGACAATCCTTACATTCACTCAGGTTCTTATCCCAGAGCGAATAACAACTGGTCATGGGAAGGACCGCTTCATTTTTATTCCAGCGTTTTTTGCCGTGATTACACCAGAGAATTTTCATATCTGGACTGATCAGAGAGATCACATCCTCGATACTGTTCAGAATTGACTGAAATTCTGCAGAAAGCAGCTTATATTGCTCTTCGCGCTCCTGAAGTTGTCGCTGGGTTTTCTTAAATGCAGATATATCTTCAAGCAAAATCAGGATGTTTTCGCAGGAGCTTTCCGGGCCAGCCAGACAGGCCGCAGAAACCAGCAAATCAAGCTTGTGTCCGT
Proteins encoded in this window:
- a CDS encoding chemotaxis protein CheW; protein product: MMSDVENTMVDETFETMDMAQKDLYLNFHIGSEDFGIDIAHVIEIIGIQRITAVPDMPHYMQGVINLRGKVISVMDVRLRFDMEQREYDDRTCVVVVNVGEDTVGLIVDRVNEVVEISSNQIQPVPQLQLNEDYIMGLGKLNDEVKILIDVDRLINEGDFVEAA
- a CDS encoding methyl-accepting chemotaxis protein, whose protein sequence is MKNLNVSMKIFVLSMALIVGFTVTIGWVYSSFKDHLYHAKNIEIKHSVESAWSIVDFYAHSYKNGEITLEQAQASAKEAISHTRFDHGNNYFWIQDATPTMVMHPIKPELDGKNLSSITDPNGKALFVEMAQVAGKSGEGFVEYQWSKPGATKPVGKASFVKLQPDWGWIVGAGLYLDDIQAELNAIFYAVIAVVSVVILLAITLVYFVSRGISRPLKHAVEMLSSLEAGQLSSRMNLNQKDEVGQMAATMDKFADSLQNDIVASLRKLADGNLDFDVVPHSDKDEIRGALKALGNDMNEIMSQVQVAGEQIAAGSTEVSDSSQALSQGATESASSLEEISASMQELSSQIQLSADNAGQASQLADQARTAADSGKDSMQDMIGAMDDISASGQDIAKIIKVIDEIAFQTNLLALNAAVEAARAGQHGKGFAVVAEEVRNLAARSAKAASETAELIEGSVKKAENGVTIADRTASGFNDIVQSIVKVTDLVAEIASASNEQAQGVQQVSIGLGQIDQVTQQNTASAEEGAAAAEELSSQADQLRQMLGRFVLKQGQNRVVMHQPEPEPVAWQEPKPQVERVAYERKPHALPVERSQLVPGQGSGWGENATR
- a CDS encoding sigma-54-dependent transcriptional regulator — translated: MTHSGLYPKFPVLLVDDEVEWLESFSFTLEYQAGITHVMTCSQSHEVMALLKEQPFSLVILDMTMPPPTGEQLLPLITAEYPDVPVVVLSGLNQLDTAVNCMKLGATDYYTKTTEISHLMTGLKRILTEQDLRRELQTLKSGLLSYGLNHPDVFEEIVTRSPMMISVFKYLEAVACSCEPILIVGESGSGKELIAKAVHRLSCPDAPWVAVNVAGLDDTAFSDTLFGHVRGAFTGADKPREGMIAKAAGGVLFLDEIGDLSLQSQVKLLRLLQEKEYFALGSDAPRQVEARIICATNCDLAGKQQSGAFRKDLYYRLCSHQVVLPPLRERSEDLPLLLTHFLEQAADQLNKEVPTYPPQLPVLLSTYHFPGNIRELRGMVYDALSQHRQGILSMDVFRQAIAIDESDKNAPTSCPITGRVMFPEQLPTLDEVAGQLVDEAMKRSQGNQSIASKLLGISQPALSRRLKKSSESCA